From Micromonospora auratinigra:
ACCAGCGGGGCGAACTCGCCGCCGGAGCCGTACGTGCCCCGGCACGACTGGATCACCACGTGCTGACCGCGCTCGGCCAGCAGCCGACCGAGCAGCCGCATCGGGCCACCGCGCCCGTACGGCGTGCGGACCAGCACGGTCGGCGCGTCCGGCAGGTCCGGGGCGTAGTGGTCGGTGCGCAGCGCGACGCCGTCACGGACCCGGACCGCGATGTCGCGGGTCACCGCGACCCGGCGGGTACGGGCGGCGGGCAGCCGCAGCGCCACCCCGACCAGCCGGGTGAGCAGCCGGTCCACCGCCCTAGTCCGGCCGGCGCCCGGTGCTCGGGGTCTCCGCCCGGGCCGCCCGGACCGCGTCCCGGTGCTCGCCCATCGAGGTCACCATGTCGGCCAGGAACCGGTGCACGATCTCGAGTTCGGCGTCGGTGTAGCGGTCCATCACGTCGTCGGTGCGCCGCCCCAGCGGCCCGAAGAAGCTGCGGGCCAGCTCCGCGCCCCGGTCGGCGTAGTGCAGGAACACCTTGCGCCGGTCGGCGGTGTCGCGGTCGCGCCGGATGTGCCCGGCCCGCTCCAGCCGGTCGATCAGCGCGGTCACCGAGCCGGAGGAGAGGTTCAACCGCTCACCGAGGCGGCCCGGGGTGATCGGGTCGCCGACCATCTCGGCGTCCATCACCGCGATCAGCGCGTGCAGGTCGGTGGCGTTGAGCCCGTGCAGGCCGGCGAAGGCGTGCCCGATGTGCTGCGCGTGCACCGAGTAGCGGCGCAGGTCGTTGGTGATGTCCGCGACCATCCGCCCGCGCGGGTCGTCCCGCCGCCGATACATGCCGTGCGTTGCCACGTCTCGTCGCTGCTCCCTGTCCGAGAGGTCCGCTTGCAGCATAAGCCCTCGCCGGTTAATCTCGCTCATCAAGATACTCGGGCAGCGAGAATCACCCGCAACGAATCACGTGAGGGCCACCCATGTCACTGTTCACCCGCGTCGCCCGGGGCCGGCTGGCCGCCTGGCTCACCGTGGTCGCCGCGCTCGTGGTGGGCGCGGCCGTGTTCGGCCTGCCGAAGCCCGACAACCCGGCCCCCGTCTCCGCCACCGGCCTCTCGGTCGAGTGGCAGTCGACGCAGGTCGAGCGCCTCCAGGACCAGCTCCCCTCCAGCGAGGTCCAGCCCGCGGTGGTCGTGGTCAGCCGCGACGACCGGGCCCCGTTGACCGAGTCCGACCGGACCGCCCTGGACGGCGCGTCGGCCGCCCTGGCCCGGTTCGCCGTCGGCGGTCGGGTCAGCCCCGCCCAGGTCTCCCCCGACGGCACGGTCGCCCTGGTCGCCGTACCGCTCTCCACCGCCGAGGGCCAGCAGAAGGTCGCCGAGCAGGTCGGTGAGCTGCGGACCGCCCTGGCCGACCTGCCCGACGCGCTGACCGTGGCGGTGACCGGCGCGCCGGCCTTCACCGCCGACCTCACCAAGGTCTTCGAGGGCGCCGACGTCACCCTGCTGCTGGTCACCGCCGCGGTGGTCGCGCTGCTGCTGCTGATCACCTACCGCAGCCCGTTCCTCTGGATCGTGCCGCTGCTGGTGGTCGCCGCGACCGAACAGCTCACCCTGCGCGCCGTGGACACGATCGTCCCGGCGTTCGGCATCAACCTCCAGGAGGGCGCGGTCACCGGCATCGCCAGCGTGCTGGTCTTCGGCGCGGCGACCGACTACGCCCTGCTGCTGATCGCCCGCTACCGGGAGGAGCTGCGGCGCGAGGAGGACCGGTTCACCGCCATGCGGGCGGCACTGCGCCGCACCGCCGAGCCGATCCTGGCCAGCGGCTCCACCGTCGTGCTCGGCGTGCTCACCCTGCTGCTGTCCGAGCAGGAGAACAACCGGGCGCTCGCGATCGCCTGCGCCACCGGCGTCGTGTTCGCCATGCTCTCCGCGCTCTTCGTGCTCCCCGCCGCGCTGGTGCTGCTCGGCCGGGGACTGTTCTGGCCGTTCGTACCCCGGGTGGGCAGCCCGGCGCGGGAGGGCCGGCTCTGGGGCCGGCTCGGCGCCGCGGTCGTCCGCCGCCCGCTGCCGGTCGCGGCGCTCGCCACGCTGCTGCTGGCCGGCCTGGCGCTGGGCGGCCTCGGCATCCGCACCGGCCTGTCCGAGACCGAGCAGTTCCGGGTCAAGCCCGAGGCGGTGGCCGGCGCGGAGACCCTGGCCCGGGCCTTCCCGGCCGGGACCACCCAGCCCGTGGCCGTGCTCACCAACCCCGGCGCGGCGCAGGCCGTGCTGGCCGCCGCCGGCGCGGTGGACGGGGTGGCCTCCGCCCGGCCCGGTCCGGCCGGCGAGCGGGTCGCCCAGGTCGACGTGGTGCTGGAGGCCGAGCCGGGCACGGCCGCCTCGGACCGGACGGTGACCGCGCTGCGCGACGCCGTCGCCGCGGTGCCGGGCTCC
This genomic window contains:
- a CDS encoding MarR family winged helix-turn-helix transcriptional regulator, translating into MYRRRDDPRGRMVADITNDLRRYSVHAQHIGHAFAGLHGLNATDLHALIAVMDAEMVGDPITPGRLGERLNLSSGSVTALIDRLERAGHIRRDRDTADRRKVFLHYADRGAELARSFFGPLGRRTDDVMDRYTDAELEIVHRFLADMVTSMGEHRDAVRAARAETPSTGRRPD
- a CDS encoding MMPL family transporter, with product MSLFTRVARGRLAAWLTVVAALVVGAAVFGLPKPDNPAPVSATGLSVEWQSTQVERLQDQLPSSEVQPAVVVVSRDDRAPLTESDRTALDGASAALARFAVGGRVSPAQVSPDGTVALVAVPLSTAEGQQKVAEQVGELRTALADLPDALTVAVTGAPAFTADLTKVFEGADVTLLLVTAAVVALLLLITYRSPFLWIVPLLVVAATEQLTLRAVDTIVPAFGINLQEGAVTGIASVLVFGAATDYALLLIARYREELRREEDRFTAMRAALRRTAEPILASGSTVVLGVLTLLLSEQENNRALAIACATGVVFAMLSALFVLPAALVLLGRGLFWPFVPRVGSPAREGRLWGRLGAAVVRRPLPVAALATLLLAGLALGGLGIRTGLSETEQFRVKPEAVAGAETLARAFPAGTTQPVAVLTNPGAAQAVLAAAGAVDGVASARPGPAGERVAQVDVVLEAEPGTAASDRTVTALRDAVAAVPGSAPPTVAGAEAPEGALVGGTVAATYDSEQANTRDLRLILPIILLLVGAVLVLLLRGLVAPVLLVLTVIASFFASLGAAWLLFDHVLGFPALDSGVLLLAFVFLVALGVDYNIFLVTRAREDARRTGTRDGMLSALRVTGGVITSAGVLLAAVFAVLGVLPLITLTQIGIIVCVGVLLDTLLVRTVLVPALAFVLGDRFWWPGRIRRDPDAPASEPAGTPAEPVGAHD